Below is a genomic region from Rhizobium sp. 9140.
CGTGGACATGGAGGCGATGCAGATCCGCCGGGAGCACCACATCGTCACCATCGGCTCCGGCGGCTGCAACATGCTTGCTTATCTCTCCGCTGCGCCGGAGCGCATCGATGTCGTGGATCTGAACAGGCATCATGTGGCGCTGAACCGGCTGAAGCTGGCCGCCTTCCGCCATCTTCCCGCGCATAGCGACCTCGTCCGCTTCCTCGCCCGTGAACATCTGGCGTCCAACATCGCCGCCTACGACCGGTTCATCGCGCCGCATCTCGATGCGTCCACGCGCAGCTACTGGGAAGGCCGCAAGCCGAACGGTCGCCGGCGGATCTCCGTCTTCGGTGCCAATCTCTATCGCACCGGCCTGCTCGGGCGTTTCATCTGGCTCAGCCACATGCTGGCCCGTGCCCATGGCGTCGACCCGTCCGAGCTTGTGGCCACCCGCTCCCTGCGCGAACAACGCCAGTTCTTCGACGAGCGCCTTGCGCCTCTGTTCGAGCGTCCAGTGATCCGCTGGCTGACCGGGCGCAAGAGTTCCCTCTTCGGCCTCGGCATCCCGCCGCAGCAGTTCGACGAGCTGGCAAGCCTCAGCACCGAGAAGACGCTGGCGCCGGTACTTCGCCACCGGCTGGAAAAGCTCGTCTGCCACTTCCCGCTGCGCCACAACTACTTCGCCTGGCAGGCCTTCGGCCGCCGCTACCCCTTACCACACGAAGGCATGCTGCCGCTCCATCTCCAGCCGGAAGCCTACGAGGCGATTCGCGACAATGCCGAGCGGGTGCACGTCCATCACGAAAGCTTTACCGACCTCCTCGCGCGCAAGCAGCCGGGCACGGTGGATCGCTACGTCCTTCTCGATGCGCAGGACTGGATGACGGACCAGCAGCTCAACGACCTCTGGACCGAGATCACCCGCACCGCCGCTCCGGGCGCCGTCGTCATCTTCCGCACCGCGGCCGAACGCAGCATCCTCGAAGGCCGCGTGTCGGAAAGCCTGCTCGCGCACTGGCACTACGACCGCACGAGATCGGGCGCACTGAACGTCAAGGACCGCTCGGCCATCTATGGCGGCTTCCACATCTACCGCAGGCAGGCGTGAGCCGCATGCGCGAGGTCATCGTTTCCGACAGCGCGCATGCCGGTCGCATGGACCGGATGTACCGCACCCAGCGTCACATCTACGATGCCACGCGCAAATACTACCTCTTCGGGCGGGATACGCTCATCGAAGAATTGGGCGCGGCAAGCGGTGCCCGCGTGCTGGAAGTGGGGTGTGGCACCGGGCGAAATCTGGCGCTGATGGCCAGACGCTACCCGCGTGCAAGGCTTTATGGCCTCGATATTTCGGCGGAAATGCTCATATCCGCCGAGAAGGCGCTCGCCGGCAGCAACGCGACCCTGAAGACGGCCGATGCCACGGATTTCGACGCACGTGCCTTCGGTGTCGAGGGTTTCGATCAGATCGTCATCTCCTACGCCCTGTCGATGATTCCCGACTGGGAGAAGGCCGTGGAGACCGCGCTCGACGCGTTGGCACCGGGCGGCGCCCTGCACATCGCGGATTTCGGCCAGCAGGAAGGCCTGCCGCCAATCGCCCGCCGCATCCTCACGGCCTGGCTCACCCGCTTCCACGTAACGCCACGGGCGCATCTGATGTCGGTCGTCGCGGCGAAGGCTCGTGCACGCGGCATGGTCACGGAGACCCGATCCATCGGCCGGGGCTATGCCTGGCTCATCACCTGCCGGCGCACGTGACATTTCTCCCAACCGACGAGATCCGCGCGAAACGCACCTGACGGCCGGAAACCTCGCCGGATCGGTCCGCCGGAATGGGCCGTCTGACACAAGCCACGAACGCTATGCTACGATCAGGGCTTGAAACTAACCCAATTTTTACGTTGATATGATGAACATGGGGTTCAAGGTCTCCGGGGGGTCGGCACGAATGGGCAGTCACGGGTGAGGCATAACGTTCCATCATCAACGAACGGGAACTCCATGCGCCGGCTGCTCCTCGCTCTTCTGCCGATCGTCACGCTCCTGTCCGCGTGCACGTCCACCGACTACGACCTCGTGCAGACGGCATCCATACCGCCGCGTTTCCACGACAAGGACCCGCAGGATTTCGGCGATCGCACGCCCCAGCACCACAGCATTCACGGCATAGACGTGTCCAAGTGGCAGGGCGATATCGACTGGGCAGCCGTCAAGCAGTCCGGCGTGTCCTTCGCCTTCATCAAGGCGACCGAGGGCAAGGATGTGGTCGATACGCGTTTCTCGGAATACTGGCCGAAGGCCCGCGCGGCCGGCATCGCCTACGCGCCCTATCATTTCTATTACTTTTGCTCGACGGCCGACGAGCAGGCCGACTGGTTCATCCGCAACGTTCCCAGAAGCGCCGTTCACCTGCCGCCGGTGCTGGACGTGGAGTGGAACGGCGAGTCCAAGACCTGCCGCTACCGCCCCTCGCCGCTGACCGTCCAGAGCGAGATGAAGCGTTTCATGGACAGGCTCGAGTCGTACTACGGCAAGCGCCCGATCATCTATACCTCCGTCGATTTCCACCGCGACAATCTCGTCGGGCAGTTCAACGAGCATCATTTCTGGGTCCGCTCCGTCGCCAAGCATCCGGTCGAGATCTACAAGGACCGCCGCTGGGCATTCTGGCAGTATACCAGCACCGGCCAGATCCCCGGCATTTCCGGAAACACCGACATCAACGTCTTTGCAGGCTCCGAAAAGAACTGGCGCAAGTGGGTGAAGGCGGTCTCCGAGCCGAAACAGGTGGCCGGAAACTGACGGCCCTGCGCCTGCTGCTTTTCGTTGGCCGCCGCTCTTCATTCCGCCCTATTGCCGTGTGAAATCGGCCTGACGCCGCCGGTCCTCCGACCGGCGGCCCTCTGTTTGCCGTCATCTTGCCCGAACCGTCTTTAAGGACCCCTCATGCCTAGCACACGCCCGCTCCCGTCCCGCCTCGTCACCGCCAGTTTGCTCGCGCTCATGACATCGGCTGCCGTTTCGGGAACGGCATCGGCACAGACCGCGACACCGCCGGTCGCGGCTCCGGCCGCTGCGGCACCGGCGGCACCCTGCGGCGGCGATCTCGCAGCCTTCCTCGCCGGCGTGAAGACGGAAGCCGTGGCCAAGGGCATTCCGGCCGACGTGGTCGATCGCGCGCTGGCTGGTGCCGTCATCGACGAGAAGGTGCTTGGCCGCGACCGGGCGCAGGGCGTCTTCAAACAGACCTTCGCCGAATTCTCAAACCGCACCGTCAGCAAGGCGCGGCTTGATATCGGTGCGAAGAAGATGAAGGAATATGCCAGCGTCTTTGCCCGGGCCGAGCAGGAATATGGCGTTCCCGCCCCGGTCATCACCGCCTTCTGGGCGATGGAAACCGACTTCGGCGCCGTGCAAGGCAATTTCAACACCCGCAACGCTCTGGTCACGCTCGCCCATGACTGCCGCCGCCCGGAAATGTTTCGCCCGCAGCTGATCGCCGCCATCGAAATGGTCCAGCATGGCGACCTCGATCCGGCGACGACGACGGGTGCCTGGGCCGGCGAGATCGGCCAGGTCCAGATGCTGCCGGAAGACATCATCGCGCAGGGCGTCGATGGCGATGGCGATGGCCACGTCAATCTGAAGGAAAGCTCGGCCGACGCCATCCTGACGGCGGCAAAGTTCATCAAGAGCCTCGGCTACACCGCCGGACAGCCCTGGATTCAGGAAGTCACTCTGCCGGAAAACCTGCCTTGGGAGAAGACGGGCCTCCAGCCGGGCATGACCACGGGACAGTGGTTCGCACTCGGCGTCAAGCCGCGCGACGGCAACACGCAATTCGGCGACCTCCCCGCCTCGGTTGTCATTCCGCAGGGTCGCAAGGGCGTGGCGTTCATGACGTACCCGAATTTCAACATCTATCTCGAGTGGAACCAGTCGTTCATCTACACGACTTCGGCTGCCTACTTCGCCACCCGCCTCGCCGGCGCGCCGCCCTATGAGGCACGCAACCCGGAACCGGGCCTGAACGACGAGCAGATGAAGGTGCTGCAGACCAAGCTGGACGCCATCGGCCATGATGTCGGCAAGATCGACGGCATTCTCGGCTCCGGCACCCGTGCTGCCCTGCAGCGCGAGCAGCTGCGCCTCGGCATCCCCGCCGATGGCTGGGCGACGCAGGCCGTCCTCGACGCCCTGCCATAAGCCCTTGCAATCCCGAGGTTCCGAAACGCCGCGCGTCGGAAACGACCGCGGCGTTTTGCTTTGTGCGATCACGCCCCGTCGGCGCGATCACGCCGATGCTGCCGGGCAAGCCGCAGCGCGCGATAGCGGATGCGAAGCGCCCGCCCGATCCCCACCAGCGCCGCCCCGCCCCGCGACACCTCGGCCAGCTCCCGTGCATAGGCGATTGCGAAGGCGTGGCGATAGCTCTCGCGGTGCTCGGCGGCCAGCCCGTCCAGCCGATGCATGATCGATACCCAGAGCGGCGACACCAGCAGTGACAGGGCCGTCACAGTGATGGCAATGCGATAGGCATCGAGATCGAGCGCCCCGGCCGACAGCCCTGCGGCGGCCAGTACGAACGAGAATTCGCCGATCTGCGCCATGGAAAGCCCGGCCACCAGCGCCACCTGCGGCGGCGAACCGGTGCGGCGCAACAGCGCGATGTTCAGTACCGTCTTGGCCGCGATGACCACGATGGCCAGCGAGAGCACCAGAAAAAGATGCTCGGTCATAAAGGTCAGGTCGATCAGAAGTCCGATCGACAGGAAGAACGCGACGAGAAGCACGCTCTGGATCGGCTCGATAACCGGAATAACCCGTGACCGCAGCGTCGAATTGCCGATGACGAGGCCGGCGAGAAACGCACCATAGGCCGGCGACATGCCCGCAACGCCCGAGAGCGCCGCCGCGGAAAAGCAGACGGCAAGCGCGCCCAGCGCCAGAATCTCCACCTTATCTTCGATGGCCTCGCTGAACGGCAGCCGCAGCTTACCCCGGCGCCCGAGCCACCAGAGCAAGCCGCCAAGCAGCCCGATCGCAAGCAGCATCTTGACCGCGATCTGCAGCAGCCCGATCTCACCGCTCTCCGCACCCCCGAGGCTGGTGACGAGAATCAGCATCGGCACGACGGCGATATCCTGCGCGATCAATACGCCAACCGCGATACGGCCGGTCTCGCCGCGCAGTTCCCCGCGGTCATCGAGCATCTTCATCGCGACGACGGTGGAGGACAGCGCAACCACGAAACCGAGAATAAGCCCTTCGGCAAACGGCGTGCCGGATAACGCCGAGACCAGCAGGGCCACGCCGACGGAAATCCCGATCTGGCCGCCAGCAACGAGCGAAGCCTGCCGGAGGCTCAGGATGAATGCTCTGATCGACAATTCCATGCCGATGAAGAACAGGAGCACGATCACCCCCATCTCCGCCAGCAGCGTCACATTGGCGCTATCGGCGATGAACCCGAGGCCCGTCGGCCCCAGTGCGACGCCGGCCAGGATAAACCCGACGAGCGGCGGTTGGCGCAGGCGCAGGAAACCCAGCCCCATAAAGGCGGCCACCGCGATCACCAGCGCGATCGAGACAAGATCCTGTCCATGACCGGCCGCCTCAGCGGCCGTGTGTGCGGCGGATGATGGCTGCAGCGTCGTCTCCCTCGGTCCATGCGCTTCGACTCAGCGCCCCACCGGTATACGGCAACGGATGCGAACATGCCGCCATGATCGGCATGAAGCCGCCAAGGTCAACCCGTCGGGGCATCGGCGGCCCGATGCTCCTGCCCTTCCTGCCGAGCACCGGCGAGCAACGCAAGAAACGGGTGGAGGACGAACGCGCAAGACGCTACAGCCCGGAGGATCATGTCTCGCCGTGCGAATGCTGTTGCGGACATTCAGGCCAGGAGGGACAAGCAGCATGTCGATCGCGATGACGCCGGTGGAAACGCGGATGACGCCGCTCACCTGGGGCCTTTTGGCGTTGCTCGGGCTCATCTGGGGGGCCTCGTTCTTCTTCGGCCGCATCGCCGTTCAGCACGTTCCCGCCTTCACGCTGGTTTTCCTGCGCGTCTTCATCGCCGCGGTCGCGCTGCATCTCTTCATTCGCGGCCGGTTCGACATCTACGCCCAGCTCGTCGCACGGTGGCGTACCTTCCTTGTCCTCGGGCTCATCAACAATGCGATCCCCCACAGCCTGATCTTCCTTGGGCAAACGCAGATCGGTGCCGGCCTCGCCTCCATTCTCAATGCGACGACGCCGATCTGGACCGTGCTGATTGCCCACGCGCTGACCGACGACGAGAAGCTGAGCCCGCGGAAACTGGGCGGCACCGCGCTTGGCCTTGCCGGCACGATCTTTCTCATCGGCCCGAGCGCTGTCGGCCATCTCGGCGCAACCTCCGCCGGCATCCCGCTCTGGGCTCTGGTCCTGCCGCTCGGCGCCGCGATCAGCTATGGTCTTGCGGGGATTTATGGCCGCCGCTTCAGGGCGCTCGCGCCTCCAGTCACCGCCGCCGGCCAGTTGACCGCCTCAAGCCTGATCATGCTGCCCGTCTCGCTGCTGGCGGATCATCCTTGGACTCTGGAGATGCCGCCGCTGACGACGATCCTCGCCATCCTCGCGCTGGCGCTTGTGTCCACCGCCTACGGCTACATCCTGTTCTTCCGGATCATGGCGCGGGCCGGGGCGACGAATACCTCGCTCGTCACCCTGCTGGTGCCGCCGAGCGCCCTCCTCTTCGGGCTCGTCTTCCTCGGCGAGCGTCTCGACACGACCGACATCGGCGGCATGACGCTGATCGCAGCCGGCCTGATCGTGCTGGATGGGCGCCTGCTGGCCCGCAGCAGGACGCGCTAGAGATCACGCGACAGAGGACAAACCATCAGGCCTGTCGCATTTCGGCCGCAGACGTTAACGATGATCGCTTTGGCACAGGAAGTTGTTAACAGCCGAGAACAATCCATTAATGCGTATTAAATAAGCAAACGCAAGGACTTAGGATTTTTATGCGTCCTTTTGCCTCTCAAGCCACCGCAGTGCAGCACAAGATTTCCTTGGAGGTGTGACATTTTCAACCTATGTTTCATGCGTTAACGCTTGGAGGGTGGAATGGGAATCGCACGGTCCGTGAATGTTCTCATGATAGGTGCCTCGTTCGCATTCGTTGCGATGATGCTCTTCATCTAGGAGGAGATGAAAATCTCGGTGGCCTTGAGGATGGAGGCCGACGGGAAACTCTCAGCGTGGGACGGGAGAATATCGTCTCCCTGATCTGGCAGGCAAAAGCCCTCGAAATGAACCTTCGAGGGCTTTTGTACGTCCGGGCTCAATTTCAGGCAGCGGCACCCTCGACAACTGCCTCATCCGTACGCTTGAAACCCACGAGATCGCAGACGGCCGTGATCAGCGGCGAGCGGTTCATCGTGTAGAGATGGAAATCCCGAACACCGCGTCGCGCAAGATCCACGATCTGCTCGGCCGCGATATGCGTCGCCTCCTTGAAGCGCTCTTCCGGAGACTCGTCGAGATGCGCAAGCCGAGCCGACAGGGCTTCGGGGATACGCGCGCCACAGAGACCCGCAAACTTCGAAACCTGCCCGAACTGGTTGATCGGCAGGATGCCGGGAACGACGGGTATCGAGATCCCGGCCTTGCGAACACGCTCCAGATAGCGCTCGAAATCATTGTTGTCGAAAAAGAACTGGGTCAAAGCCCGCGTCGCCCCATTGTCGACCTTGCGCTTGAGCATGTCGATATCGGCATCGACATCGGAACTCTCCGGATGCTTCTCGGGATAGGCGGAAACCGAAATCTGGAACCGGCCGCTGCGGGAAAGCGCAGCGACGAGCGCCGCCGCATTCTCATAGCCATCCGGAAAGGGTTGGTACTGCGCACCGATGCCGCCCTGCGGATCACCGCGCAGCGCCACGAAATGCCGAACCCCCGCTGCCGCGAACTCCTCGACAACGGCATCGACCTCGGCCCGCGTCGCGCCGACGCAGGTTAGATGCGCGGCCGTGC
It encodes:
- a CDS encoding DUF3419 family protein, whose translation is MTDLAPIDLVSSPRVADAPSGRKNQKLRKALIQHQPLTASGLSERLFGLLFSGLVYPQIWEDPAVDMEAMQIRREHHIVTIGSGGCNMLAYLSAAPERIDVVDLNRHHVALNRLKLAAFRHLPAHSDLVRFLAREHLASNIAAYDRFIAPHLDASTRSYWEGRKPNGRRRISVFGANLYRTGLLGRFIWLSHMLARAHGVDPSELVATRSLREQRQFFDERLAPLFERPVIRWLTGRKSSLFGLGIPPQQFDELASLSTEKTLAPVLRHRLEKLVCHFPLRHNYFAWQAFGRRYPLPHEGMLPLHLQPEAYEAIRDNAERVHVHHESFTDLLARKQPGTVDRYVLLDAQDWMTDQQLNDLWTEITRTAAPGAVVIFRTAAERSILEGRVSESLLAHWHYDRTRSGALNVKDRSAIYGGFHIYRRQA
- a CDS encoding class I SAM-dependent methyltransferase, whose translation is MREVIVSDSAHAGRMDRMYRTQRHIYDATRKYYLFGRDTLIEELGAASGARVLEVGCGTGRNLALMARRYPRARLYGLDISAEMLISAEKALAGSNATLKTADATDFDARAFGVEGFDQIVISYALSMIPDWEKAVETALDALAPGGALHIADFGQQEGLPPIARRILTAWLTRFHVTPRAHLMSVVAAKARARGMVTETRSIGRGYAWLITCRRT
- a CDS encoding glycoside hydrolase family 25 protein; protein product: MRRLLLALLPIVTLLSACTSTDYDLVQTASIPPRFHDKDPQDFGDRTPQHHSIHGIDVSKWQGDIDWAAVKQSGVSFAFIKATEGKDVVDTRFSEYWPKARAAGIAYAPYHFYYFCSTADEQADWFIRNVPRSAVHLPPVLDVEWNGESKTCRYRPSPLTVQSEMKRFMDRLESYYGKRPIIYTSVDFHRDNLVGQFNEHHFWVRSVAKHPVEIYKDRRWAFWQYTSTGQIPGISGNTDINVFAGSEKNWRKWVKAVSEPKQVAGN
- a CDS encoding lytic murein transglycosylase; its protein translation is MPSTRPLPSRLVTASLLALMTSAAVSGTASAQTATPPVAAPAAAAPAAPCGGDLAAFLAGVKTEAVAKGIPADVVDRALAGAVIDEKVLGRDRAQGVFKQTFAEFSNRTVSKARLDIGAKKMKEYASVFARAEQEYGVPAPVITAFWAMETDFGAVQGNFNTRNALVTLAHDCRRPEMFRPQLIAAIEMVQHGDLDPATTTGAWAGEIGQVQMLPEDIIAQGVDGDGDGHVNLKESSADAILTAAKFIKSLGYTAGQPWIQEVTLPENLPWEKTGLQPGMTTGQWFALGVKPRDGNTQFGDLPASVVIPQGRKGVAFMTYPNFNIYLEWNQSFIYTTSAAYFATRLAGAPPYEARNPEPGLNDEQMKVLQTKLDAIGHDVGKIDGILGSGTRAALQREQLRLGIPADGWATQAVLDALP
- a CDS encoding cation:proton antiporter yields the protein MIAVAAFMGLGFLRLRQPPLVGFILAGVALGPTGLGFIADSANVTLLAEMGVIVLLFFIGMELSIRAFILSLRQASLVAGGQIGISVGVALLVSALSGTPFAEGLILGFVVALSSTVVAMKMLDDRGELRGETGRIAVGVLIAQDIAVVPMLILVTSLGGAESGEIGLLQIAVKMLLAIGLLGGLLWWLGRRGKLRLPFSEAIEDKVEILALGALAVCFSAAALSGVAGMSPAYGAFLAGLVIGNSTLRSRVIPVIEPIQSVLLVAFFLSIGLLIDLTFMTEHLFLVLSLAIVVIAAKTVLNIALLRRTGSPPQVALVAGLSMAQIGEFSFVLAAAGLSAGALDLDAYRIAITVTALSLLVSPLWVSIMHRLDGLAAEHRESYRHAFAIAYARELAEVSRGGAALVGIGRALRIRYRALRLARQHRRDRADGA
- a CDS encoding DMT family transporter encodes the protein MSIAMTPVETRMTPLTWGLLALLGLIWGASFFFGRIAVQHVPAFTLVFLRVFIAAVALHLFIRGRFDIYAQLVARWRTFLVLGLINNAIPHSLIFLGQTQIGAGLASILNATTPIWTVLIAHALTDDEKLSPRKLGGTALGLAGTIFLIGPSAVGHLGATSAGIPLWALVLPLGAAISYGLAGIYGRRFRALAPPVTAAGQLTASSLIMLPVSLLADHPWTLEMPPLTTILAILALALVSTAYGYILFFRIMARAGATNTSLVTLLVPPSALLFGLVFLGERLDTTDIGGMTLIAAGLIVLDGRLLARSRTR
- the metF gene encoding methylenetetrahydrofolate reductase [NAD(P)H], whose amino-acid sequence is MSTRTLYPAERGDLRLSFEYFPPKSEEMDAQLTRTAAALNAYAPEFVSVTYGAGGSTKARSLTTVRRLIDDCAIPGTAAHLTCVGATRAEVDAVVEEFAAAGVRHFVALRGDPQGGIGAQYQPFPDGYENAAALVAALSRSGRFQISVSAYPEKHPESSDVDADIDMLKRKVDNGATRALTQFFFDNNDFERYLERVRKAGISIPVVPGILPINQFGQVSKFAGLCGARIPEALSARLAHLDESPEERFKEATHIAAEQIVDLARRGVRDFHLYTMNRSPLITAVCDLVGFKRTDEAVVEGAAA